Genomic window (Lycium barbarum isolate Lr01 chromosome 2, ASM1917538v2, whole genome shotgun sequence):
CATGTTTGTTAGGAATCTGCCAGAAGTGCTGTTGAAATAGCACAGAAACATTTCCCAAATGTGGAATGTAAGTGGGGAGATGCGGGGCTTGAGGATATCATTAAGGATAGTTCCATTACTGGTGTTGCTGTGGTTCTTGCTGGACAAACCATGGTATatatctctctttcttttttgtaTGCTTTTATATATCATCAAAGTTCCCTATGCACAAAGTAACTAAAGTCGTCTGCTTGTATCCTATAGCCTTTCTCTATTTTATTTCATGTCAAGGAGGCAATCATTTTTGGGCACTGACACATTCCTATATTTCCTTAATGAGAAGCTTtaatagccacacaaatattacTATGTCATTTTTAAGACCTTGAAGTAGTAAAGGAAGTATCATTCCAGTCAGGACCTTTTTATAAACTTGGTTTTAAAGTTGTATTGAATTGGACCATTGTCTATCAAcaaacgtatatatatatatatatatatatatatatttgggctaTGTTGATTTTGCAATTTACTATAGGAATCACTCAGTAAAATGTGAAGAACTTAGTGAAACAGCAAAAAAACAACATAGTGAAAAATTCATTGGTGTCAGAGTTACAATATCTGGGACAGGGAAATTCTTTATCGAATAAGTCTAGGCTGTACTATTTATTAAAagtagaaagctacacactttcACGACCCAATGTCAGAAGAAATAATTTTATTGATGTTCAATCACATGAAAGGGGAAATGTCTTGACGAGCAGCGTTGTACTTAACAAATTGCAATTAGTTTTGAAGTGAACATTCTTGACTATTATCACATTTATTTCAGAAAATTGTGTTTGATATTTGCATTAATTCATGCAGGTGGATATGTCACTGAGGCTGCTTAAGGCAGGAAAGCATGTCCTTCAAGGTAATTGCATAAAAAGTTGCTATAAATGGTATTTTTTAATACTTctcttttctattatatatttgGATGAAGCCACCTTGAGCAGGTTGGGATGGCGCATGGATAATGGCCAgacattttttttgaaaaagttcATTTTCTAAAAAAATTTCAATGTTTGTTACCTTGTCAATAAAACAGGACAAATACTTGCTTTTATCTTTTTCTCTTCTCAGTATCTCTTACTTTTGTGCTTTATGAGTATTTGATATAACTCGTGCTCATTTCTGTGAGATGTGCAATTAACTAACCGGTGTGTATTTGCATTCTTTTACTTGGCGAAAATTGGGATACTCCAGAGAAACCAGCCGCTGCAAGTAAGTAAGATGCAGTTTTATTTCATTGAACTTCTGGATGTCGTAGTTGCTATAATCAATTTAGTTCTGTTTGAAGTGCAGTTAACTAACCGATTCTAGCATTTTTCCTATCTCTATTCGACTTGTTCAGCCTACTAGTGCTGTTCAACAGACTGACTAAAGTTCTAGTGACATGACTGATATATAAGAAGTTTTAACATGTCTTGGTCTTGAGACTAGTATAGAGCTTTTTGAGATTCAAATTAAGACTTTGCATCTTTATTCTATCCAGAATCATGTGTGGCTAAATGGTAGCGTTGAACATTTTCATGCATGAATTGAAAATGAACCATTTTCCTGTGATTCACAGGGTGTCTATTTCTTCAAATTTGATGACTTTGTCTACACAGTTCCACTATGCAGTTAACTTTTCAAAACCACAGCGTGAGAATCTGAATAGAAAGgagtgcacctttttttttttttttttttttttttaaataaggtgGGAGGGAGTGTACCTAACTCTTTTTATTTCatagaaaaaataaagaaaaactgaAAGATTTGGAATTTACTAGGTTACGGAAAGGCAAAGGAGAAGGATACGTAATCCTTTTCAGTGTTCTACATTTGGATGTATTTCACCTTTATATATCTGAGATTGAGACTAATTGGAAATCAGAAGATCTGGAATTAAGTGAAGGAAAAACAACGAGCATGTTTTCTTTTTTGTGATCTACATTTGAATGCATTTTACCTTTATATATCTGAGATCTGTCTATTATTACAGCTGTGGATGAGGCAGAAAAAGCACTGGCTCAGTATAATTCTCTTAGTGCCACATTAACTCATCAACCAATATGGGCAGTTGCAGAAAATTATCGCTTTGAACCTGCCTTCATTGAGGTACTGTTAATGGTGTTGTCATCTTTATTTTCAATGTGACTAGGCTGGATAATTAATTATTGTCTTACACAGAGCaagaaactaatttctgaaattggAGAGATGATGAATATCCAAGTAATTGTTGAAGGATCAATGAACAGCTCAAATCCTTACTTCGCCAGCTCGTGGAGACGCCAGTTTGTCGTGAGTATTTCTCTAAATGATATATTAGCTTctctatttaaaaataaaataaaataagaattgGCTCAACTTTTTGAATATCAATGAGGAAAAAGTTCCTCTTGAAATAAAAATGGTTTCTTTTAGTGTAGACCCTGATGTGCTCCTCTGCCATAGTACATGCTAAATAAGTTTGAATCTAACATTTGGCAAAAATTAATACAGTACTGAATAGTTTGGATGTTCCAGGTTAACGACTGTTAGTTCAAGTTTGACCAACTATGACCTCATGAAATTCATGTGTTATCGAGTAGTGATTACATGTACATAACGCATGAATTATCTAAGTTGTGTGAGTTCCAACTACGAGTAGCAGGAGATTTTGGTCAGCGGTGCAGTTAAAAATAATTGAGCAACATAATGCATGAAATTCATGCGTTATATTTGGTCAAACTTGGCCAAATAGCTGTTAACCTGGAACGTCAGATTTGATGCAGTTATTGTTTTAGTTATGTTTAGTTTTTGACTCTCATTTTTGTTACAAAAGTAGTTTTTATGTCATTTTGGTTCCGGGCTCAAAGATCTTTTGTGTAGTCTTAAGTACAGTGGAAGCATTTGTGAGTTGTTAAGTACGTTTTGTGCATTGTCTTCTCTCTTTCAGGTTAAAATCATTGACTTGCTTTTTGACAATCTCATTTGATTTCTTCAGGGTGGTTTCATTCTAGACATGGGCGTACATTTTGTAGCTGGACTAAGGATGGTAATCTTCTCAACCTTCCAGCCTTCTTGATCTATTTGGTGATATCTCGTTCTTGTCCTCTGTTTACAGTAGATCTAACGTGAATTGGTATATCTGCAGCCTGCAGGTTTCTTTTGTTGCACTTCAGATCATATTTGATTTGAAATTTTCTTTAACTCCTTGCATGTGCACCAAAAATTAAATTGACATAATCATAATGATTAAATCATTCATGAAGTTTGAGTGATATTGGACGTGAACACTCTTGAATGGTATCAAATTACCAATTCTAGCTTCTCCCCTACGTGACCTGATTTGGGCTCATGCAATGAACTCACCATGACCGTCAACAATTTTGGTGGCTCTCTAGGCTAGACACTAGCATAAGGGAAATCTTGGCTCCGCCTTCGAGTAGGTCGACACCTAATCCTTGTTGATACTGTACTCTGTACTTCTAAAACAATAAAGTGAAGATTCTCAACCTATAAAATCAGAAACTATATAGGTAGCTGCTGCAACTTCCCATCCATTTCTCATGGCCCCCAAGCTTTCATATCATGAAAACGTCACCATAGAGCTCCATAGTAAAATATCAGCCAATTGTAAACCACAAAGGGAATAAAAGATGCATAGCGCCCCATCTTCTTCTAAACTGGAATTTTTTATTGATTTATGTATCACCGGTATGTCCAAAATACTAGGAGTAACACACCCAAAGGTGTGGTCTAGTGGTTAATGAcgtgggttgagaaccatgagaTCTTATTCTGGTGAGCGGTAGTTGGTAcctcgtggaattagtcgaggtgcgtgcAAGCTGACACGGGACACCACGGTTATGAAAAAACAAAATACTAGGAGTAATAAGATATTTTGCAAAGATATCCACAATAGTCAAGGGATGGAACAGGTCTTCTCTaccataccaacaaccataaaTCACTCTCGACTTCACCCAGTGAAAATTAAACCAGTAACAGAAGGCTAATGCAAACCTTAAAGCAATGGAATTCAGTCGGCATTATGTTAATACCTTTGTCAAAATACTGATgaaaagcaaagttgaaaatCGCCCACGTCTGTATTATGTTAGTACCTTTGTCAATAAAGCTTCACACTCAATACCTTTCTTAACTTTTGTAAAAACTATATTCTTTACATTTTAAACTTCTTTTACTAGTCAAAGCTTCTTTGTTTATTAATTGACACTATTTTCCTTTCCAAATGAGCAGCTTGTCGGATGTGAGATTGCATCATTGACATCCATGAATTCTCATGTGGATAAGACTTTGCCTGCTCCGGATAACATCTCGTCGTTGTTGTGAGTTCAACACTATTATCTTTTTACTAAGGATTTAATTGTAACGAAGTTGAATGTAATCATGATGAACTTTTCTTCTATTTAGTCAACTGGAGAATGGGTGTTCAGGAGTTTTTGTGATGGTGGTATCTTCGAAGTCACCAAAGGCAAGTAATATACTAACTAGACTGTTTtctccatatattttttttttggtgtgatAACATTTCTTTAGAGCGATTATTGTGGATTAATTATGATTTTTATATCTTAGATAATCTGGCGAGTTGTGGGTTTGAACGGAGTGCTGCAAGTTGAGCGCGGTAACGAGGATGGAAAGCATGGCTACTCGGTAATTAGGAAACTTTCTTCTTGATTCCGATTTGAATGAAATGCAATATTATGTACCTATGTTCCCTTCACAAATGACAATTGACATATCTTTTGTCTTTCAATTGCTGTCCTAGGTTTTCCTTCATATGGCTGATGGCCATAGCAAGAGCTTCTTTTATCCATTCAGTGGGGTCACTGACGAATTGAGAACATTTTTATCAGATGTGTCGACTGCCAACCTGAAGGTAGAACACTTCCTAAAGTTCTCATTTGCTTAGTTGTTACTTGTTAGCGTCCTGCAAATTATTAGTTGGATCGATTTCTTCCTCGTGAAGGGTACATATATTTTAAGTCAAGTTGTTTTCGTGCTCATAACCAGGCCTGTGATCCTTTTACTCTTTCTAACTGTGTTGCTCGAACTCTTCGAAAAATCCCGACGTGTGCATTTCAGATCCTCAAAATGaagtgtatttttggaggatccgacatggTGTGAAtttttttggagagtccgagcaacatagctttcTAAAAGTCCTATGTTTTCGATGAGTTTTTTAGTCGGGTCAAAAGATTTATATGCTACTAGTAAAAATATAGATAACTTCTACTACTCCCTTcatttcaatttaagtgtcttactttgaCTAGACACAGAGTGTAATAAAATAGGAGACTTTTTAAATCTTGTGTTCTTAAGCGAAAGATGTGTATgatgtaccaaaatgccctttgaatcttatggtcttaaacaagccATGTAGAATGTCGGAATTAGAGAATTACCATAAATAGAAACAAGCATTTTTTTTAAACGGACAAAAAAGGGAagtaagacacttgaattgaaacagagggagtaattgttttgttttttgttttcatAATATTGGTTCAAAATGAGCTTAAATGGAGTGACATAGTCAGTGCTGATTCATATATCCGACCCCAACTTGCTCAGAACTGAGTCTTAGTAGTAGACtactagtagtagtagtagttgttgttgttgttgcagtgTTAGGCTGCTAGCCTAGATAATTGATCTTGTGCTTTCATTCTCGCCTTATCAAGTTTCTTTTTTTGTGCAGAAGGACCCTAGTTCCTACATCGATCCTCGTCTCTCATTTGCCGAAGGTGCCCGTGATGTTGCTGTTTTGGATGCGATGCTGGAATCAGGGAAGAAACAAGGAGCTCTGGTCCAAGTGAAAAAGTTCTAGTTTAATGCTGACATTACTCTCCTTTAATATTTCATCCACATTATTCTTCATCTTCATACCATGAAGTGGATACTTTACTGAAAATAAATGATTTATAACCCGCGGCTACTAAGAAAACGGATCGATTGGAGATCACTTTCTCTCCCGTGAGCTACGTCTTGGTGTTTGGTCCTCTCGTTGTCTATACACTCGACGATTTCTTGGTTAGGACCATTGTACTAGTTATGACCCTATTGCGAAGTTTGGAAACATGTTACTTGTTGAGATCCTTTTGTGTCTACCGGGTTAGAATAAAGAGTAGTTGGGAATATTTGTAAACAAATGTACTATATGAGCTGGAATTATAGTGTACCTAACCTTGTTTGAAGCTGAATAAAAGTGATGGAAAAACAATTCTGATCCTATATGTGCAATGCTTGGCCAATTTCTTCATTGCTTGAACAGCTtgtttttgtgcggattgcccttcatttggggcggtctttaatttttgcccttcaaattggtaatATTTAATTTATACCCAAGCTTAACACCCCGAGTTTGTGGGCTCGAACCCCTTAGGAAAAAATAAAATCGCTAGGCAGAATTTTGCTGGACAAGATTTGCAAAATgacagaatttgcatgggcagaaattctgcctgtAAGGtgtaatttaaagaccaccattttgaggggtaaaaattaaagatcactccCAGCGAAgggtaatcctgcaaattgccccttGAACAGCAATAGCAACCTTATATTAATTGAAACGTAATTTTAGGTCCAAAGTTGAGATTGGCCTTCAACACTATCAttttttcttcttgtttttcttggtttgttttctatcggaaacaacctctctatcacATAAAGGTTGAGATAAAGTCTCCCTTGAACAGCAATAGCAACCTTATATTAATTGAAATGTAATTTTAGGTCCAAAGTTGAGATTGGCCTTCAACACTATCAttttttcttcttgtttttcttggtttgttttctatcggaaacaacctctctatcacATAAAGGTTGAGATAAAGTCTGCGTATACCCTACTTTCTCTAGACTCCACTTATGggttacactaggtatgttgtttttttgtttgttttgagtTTCAAtaaatatttcattcatatatggCAGTTGCAATATATACGCCAAAAAATGCATAAAATATGACTCTTTCATAGGCTTAATACATAGTCTACCTCCTGAAATCCCTTTGACCCAAGCCTTTACATACTAACATTTGCCAAAAGTGTGTCTAAGTCAGGTGATAGTTTAGTAATACTAATATAGAAAAGACTTAAGGTTTTTAAATATCATTAAAAGAAGCTAGAAAGGGGTTCTATATTTAGTTATTTTTAATGCAGCAGTTCTATTCTCAGGAAAAGGGTTTTCAAGCCTCAATCATAGAAAAACATTAGAATATAACAACTTGCAATAAGTACCAATTTAAGTAATTGATTAAAATTGTTTAACATTATGAATTCCAGTTCTAAACCACATATGGGGATTTGTACTTGAGATCAAGCTAAGTTAGAATTGTCAATTAATTTTGTAGCCCCTTTACAAATTGTTTTTAGCTTTATGTTTGTTTTATTCTCTTTAcgtatacacatacacatacacataagAGATATGGAAGTACGAAAAAAACACACAACAGATCGTCGTAGGATCAttttttctattcaaattgtaaaagACTGCGTTCACCCATTTTTTGGAATAATCGCTTGTCGCAAAATCAGAATGTTATTGCAGTTAGGGGCGGATGTAGCGTTTTGGCTATGGGTTCATCTGAAGTCTGAACCATTAACTTTCGACATAGAGTGTAGATGTATATTTAATAACTTATTAAAATCTCAACAAATATTAGATTTGAACTCATAATTCTAACATTACAATGAGTTTAATATTGAAAACCTTAAAATATCACcccattaaatttaaattatgGATTCACATTTGATTGCATTAACTAATAAAGAAAACATGATTTCTTGcaagaagaaaataaataaaggagagTAGATGGGAAGAAAATAACTTATAATTGAAACCAACCATACATAATATCAATTCCCCCTGATAATTTTTATTCTGTATTTGATAACGACTTTGGGAGACATATAGACAAACTTATAGACAATTTTCTTTCCTGACCAATTGAAGAATATTGATTGAGAGGTGATCAAACAACACATTACTAAATACTAATTGAGTCACGTAGTTGATTTTGGCCCCATTTTGAAAGCAATCTcttatatattaaaattattGGGGTTGAAAGTTGAAATTATGGACCAATTGAATTCCTTTTTCAGAAAATTTAATTTCAATTTGGAcaagttattgttttttattgTGTGCAGAAAAGATAGATAAGAAATACAGGGAAAAAAAGTTGTTAGGAACAAGGGATACTTATTATAGACTTTTTATGGGCTAACTTCCCCATGCACATGAAGTAATTTTCTCAAGTAATATAAGTAAGAATTCTATAACAAGTTTGTCACAATCATTAATAGGAATATTATCACATCGAGATAGCGAATAAATTTTCTGGGATGAGTATAATTGACATGATATAGATTACGCAAAACATGAAGAAGAATTATAATGAGAAAGTTGGGGCTCTTTCTTTCTGCGTGGGATGATAACAAAGAGAGAAGAAAATGTGTCGAGGTGAGGAACAAGATTCGGTGGACAATGAGCATGCCGCTCTATTCTTATTATATATCAAACTCGATTTACGAGTGAAATTCACATATAATCACTTTTCAGTcattataattaaaaataaaacatTATCACGGGGTTCAAATTCCACATGTGAAAGTCAGACGACAAATGCCATAGATTTTCATCCGTAAACTTTCAAATTCAAAGCTAAAGCGGAAAAGTGATCTGTAAATGCTATTTTTACCCGATTTACCATTATAATTCAAACCCATTACCTACCCTTATAGCACATTATTTCTTTTTTCTCAAAATAGGACATGATTTCTCTTTGAAATAGGGTGATATATGCAAAAATATGATTACTCAACAGGATCaaattaggttttttttttctgtatCTTCTGAAGATCACATAGCAATGCAATCCAAGACTCATTCCACAACATAATTTTGTGTACGTTTTCTTTATTTCTACTTCACCACCATAACTTTATGTTAATTACAAATACGTCCATACCAAAAAAATTGTGTACATATTCTTTATTTCTACTTCAGCCCCAGAACTTTCTGTTAATTACAAATCTGTCTATACCAGAAAAATTTGTGTACAATTTTCCTTATTTCTACTTCAGCCCCACAACTTTGTTTGAATTACAATTCTATTTGCCAAAAATATTGTGTACAATTTT
Coding sequences:
- the LOC132625983 gene encoding dehydrogenase FPY6, whose amino-acid sequence is MDQPQPPHIAILGAGIFVKTQYIPRLAEIPNHFVLRVIWSRSEESARSAVEIAQKHFPNVECKWGDAGLEDIIKDSSITGVAVVLAGQTMVDMSLRLLKAGKHVLQEKPAAATVDEAEKALAQYNSLSATLTHQPIWAVAENYRFEPAFIESKKLISEIGEMMNIQVIVEGSMNSSNPYFASSWRRQFVGGFILDMGVHFVAGLRMLVGCEIASLTSMNSHVDKTLPAPDNISSLFQLENGCSGVFVMVVSSKSPKIIWRVVGLNGVLQVERGNEDGKHGYSVFLHMADGHSKSFFYPFSGVTDELRTFLSDVSTANLKKDPSSYIDPRLSFAEGARDVAVLDAMLESGKKQGALVQVKKF